The genome window TCACTTCTAACTACGCTTGCCGGACAGAAAAAAGTCGTAGCAATCGGCGAGATCGGGCTTGATTATTATTATTTGAAACGTGCTTCGAGATTTGCCAAATATCCCAAAAGAGAAGAGCAGATTTTTTGTTTCGAACAAATGCTGGATCTGGCAATTGAACTACGCCTTCCGGTAATCGTTCATTCCCGTGAGTCCGAAGCTGATACTATTTCGATACTCAAAAGTTACAAAGATAGCATTCGGGCAGTGATGCATTGTTTTTCGGGCGATTATGAGTATGCCGCGAAGATTTTAGATATGGGTTTTCTTATATCTTTTACGGGAAATATAACTTTCAATAAAAATACGCAAGCGGCCGATGTGATAAAAAAGATTCCGCTTGGCTCAATAATGATCGAGACAGATAGCCCCTTCCTTGCGCCAGAACCTCACCGGGGAGATAGAAACGAGCCTGCATTTGTGGTAG of Patescibacteria group bacterium contains these proteins:
- a CDS encoding TatD family hydrolase; protein product: MYIDTHAHLDFPEYKAEVTAVLGRAKESGVGKIINVGVDFATSKKSVEIARQNPEVYAAIGLHPDSAGDLDMETRSLLTTLAGQKKVVAIGEIGLDYYYLKRASRFAKYPKREEQIFCFEQMLDLAIELRLPVIVHSRESEADTISILKSYKDSIRAVMHCFSGDYEYAAKILDMGFLISFTGNITFNKNTQAADVIKKIPLGSIMIETDSPFLAPEPHRGDRNEPAFVVEVARKISEIKDLPLAEVERSTTKRAESFFRLT